The following coding sequences lie in one Arachis ipaensis cultivar K30076 chromosome B03, Araip1.1, whole genome shotgun sequence genomic window:
- the LOC107632493 gene encoding uncharacterized protein LOC107632493, with amino-acid sequence MVSEREDPTMADNLANPNASPSSNSAADFENFTAFMRQFSQFQAHLGRFSSSSAISDPISHYFLHPGESPGLALIPLKLTPQNYYQWSHDMWRALRSKNKVKFLDGSILKPGEGDPNFEAWDRCNNFLLSWINLSLSPEIAKSVMRISSAPNLWNDLKRRYSQGDVFQVGTLKEEFYALKQGDLTVTSYFAMLKAIWEELENLRAIPSCVACVNGCLCGLQIVRDYASEEYVVKFLKGLNEQYSNVKSQIMLIKPLPEINTRCKTQLEAVHFLEEVQFVVVHFLEEAEDVDEIPAEDSRSSSEAEYRALANGTCELVWLLKLLKEFNILPPLPVDIFCDNKSAIYIASNPVFHERTKHVEVDCHVARNKFKEGVSNLRHVVSSEQPADLFTKSLPPGPFSHLLSKLGLLDLHKPRNTSLRGM; translated from the exons ATGGTATCAGAGCGAGAAGATCCAACTATGGCAGATAATTTAGCTAATCCGAATGCAAGCCCTTCATCAAATTCCGCTGCAGATTTTGAGAATTTCACCGCTTTCATGCGTCAATTCTCTCAATTCCAGGCACATCTTGGCAGATTTAGTtcctcttctgcaatttctgatCCGATTAGCCATTATTTTCTTCATCCAGGAGAAAGTCCTGGTTTGGCCCTAATTCCACTTAAGTTGACACCTCAAAATTATTATCAGTGGTCGCACGATATGTGGAGAGCACTCAGATCGAAGAACAAGGTGAAATTCCTCGATGGATCCATTCTAAAACCAGGTGAAGGTGATCCTAATTTTGAAGCATGGGATAGGTGTAACAATTTTCTCCTCTCCTGGATCAACCTCTCTCTCAGCCCTGAAATCGCTAAGAGCGTGATGCGGATTAGCTCAGCTCCAAACTTGTGGAATGATTTAAAACGTCGTTACTCACAGGGAGATGTCTTTCAAGTTGGTACGTTAAAAGAAGAATTTTATGCACTCAAACAAGGTGATCTTACTGTTACCTCTTACTTTGCTATGTTGAAAGCTATTTGGGAAGAATTAGAAAATTTACGTGCTATTCCTAGTTGTGTTGCTTGTGTTAATGGATGTTTATGTGGATTACAAATTGTTCGAGACTATGCTTCTGAGGAATATGTTGTCAAATTCTTAAAAGGATTGAATGAGCAATATTCAAATGTTAAATCACAAATCATGTTAATAAAGCCGTTACCTGAAATCAACACA AGGTGCAAAACTCAACTGGAGGCGGTTCATTTTCTGGAAGAGGTACAGTTTGTGGTGGTTCATTTTCTGGAAGAGGCAGAGGACGTGGACGAAATTCCGGCAGAGGATTCAAGGTCGTCCTCAGAAGCAGAATATCGCGCCCTTGCTAATGGCACTTGTGAACTCGTTTGGTTACTCAAACTACTAAAAGAATTCAacattcttcctcctcttccggTTGATATCTTCTGTGATAATAAATCTGCTATCTATATTGCTTCAAATCCTGTCTTTCATGAAAGAACCAAGCATGTTGAGGTTGATTGTCATGTGGCTCGAAACAAGTTCAAAGAAGGGGTTTCTAATCTTAGGCACGTTGTCTCCAGTGAACAACCGGCTGATCTATTCACTAAATCCCTTCCTCCAGGACCATTCTCTCATTTGCTTTCCAAGCTGGGATTACTTGATTTGCACAAACCACGTAATACCAGCTTGCGGGGGATGTAA